In the Oryza glaberrima chromosome 6, OglaRS2, whole genome shotgun sequence genome, one interval contains:
- the LOC127778068 gene encoding ubiquitin-conjugating enzyme E2-17 kDa-like produces the protein MASKRILKELKDLQKDPPTSCSAGPVGEDMFHWQATIMGPADSPYAGGVFLVSIHFPPDYPFKPPKVAFKTKVFHPNINSNGSICLDILKEQWSPALTVSKVLLSICSLLTDPNPDDPLVPEIAHMYKTDRAKYESTARGWTQKYAMG, from the exons ATGGCGTCCAAGCGGATCCTCAAGGAGCTCAAGGACCTGCAGAAGGATCCCCCAACCTCCTGCAGCGCTG GCCCTGTAGGAGAAGATATGTTCCACTGGCAAGCTACGATTATGGGTCCAGCAGATAGTCCATATGCAGGTGGCGTCTTCTTGGTTTCTATTCACTTCCCTCCAGACTATCCGTTCAAACCGCCCAAG GTTGCATTTAAGACAAAGGTTTTCCACCCAAACATCAACAGTAACGGAAGCATCTGCCTTGATATCCTGAAGGAACAGTGGAGCCCTGCATTGACAGTGTCAAAG GTACTCCTCTCAATTTGTTCTCTACTGACGGACCCAAACCCAGACGACCCGCTAGTTCCGGAGATTGCGCACATGTACAAGACTGATCGGGCCAAATATGAATCAACTGCGAGGGGCTGGACCCAGAAATATGCAATGGGCTGA